The Chitinophaga pinensis DSM 2588 region TGCTGCTGTCGCAGTTTGACTATGTATTTAAAAACAAGGAGCTGCAGAAAATAGTTTTATGGGGGCTTAGCGAAAAGCGGCGGTCACTGAAAAAGCTCGCCGATAACAGAGAGAAAGAAGGAGAGGCAGTCTTTAAAAATATCTGTGATCCTCATTTCGGTACGAAGGCACCGGTGTATCGCGCAATTACTGCTCTGCTTGTCTCAGGTATCTACTACCTTAATATTTATGCCACCACTAATAATAATACCTTTTGTGGGTTGGACCTTACAAAGACCGAAGGGCGGATAGCAGTTCAGGAAGCAATAGACTTTATTATAGATAAGGCATACGTTGATCTGTAGCCTCCGCTTCATAAGAGTACAAAATTAGTTTCGTATGACTATTCGGTTTCATCCGCAATAATGCATCAATTTTTTGTCGTTTAGCGATATGTTTCTGGATTATCGTATAAGGAAAGCCTATAAACCTAAGTTTTTAAAACTATCTGAATGCCTAACAATATTGAACTTTTTAACGATTTAAAGTTAAAAGACGGTTGTATGGTTGGATATCTTACGCTGCCCGATTCCGTAAAAGTTATTGCCGAATTAGATCTGGAAGAGGAGGATACTTCAGATCAGTCGGATTTTACCGAGCTGATTTTAAGTGCCGGTGACTGGGCGAATGGTCTAAGCGCTACGACCATTGCACGGCTAAAAAAAGATATTGCCAGGGAATTGACTGACGCCGCCTATGGGGAGTCGGATTATCAACCTTCAAAGGAAGATTACGCCAGTCTTGAAAGCTCACTGGATATAGTACACTTATGTTTTTATCCCGACAATGTTGTTGTAATGATCTTTGAAGCAAAAAAACAATATCCGGATATGAAAATATATTGCCAGCTTGATGATTCTTATCAACTGGAGGACATTAGTGTTGAGAAATAAGCGAAGGTAACCTTAGGCACTGTATGAATTTACGCGCATAAATTTTGCTGTCAATGATAACATATTTTTCCATACATATTTTAGTAACTCTTTTATCCTCGGGTTATAGCCCCGCCCTGATTGAAAACGCTTATTCTCAACCGCAAGCTTTCAACAGTATGTTCCAACCTGAGAAGGTGCTTGCACTAAAGAAAACAGTTGCGCCAGAACTCACAGCGCCAAAGGGATACCGGGTTGTCGATCGCATTGGAGGTGATTTGAATCGAGACGGAATACCGGACAGCATTCTCATAGTGAAATCAACAGAAATGGGCGGGTTTGAGATGGATCAAGGGAACAAATTAATAGACAGGAATCGCCGCGGACTGATCATATTTTTGGGGAGGAAAGGGCAGTTTAAGAAGGCGGTGGAAAATCTGCAATGTTTTTCATCTGAAAATGAGGACGGCGGGGTGTATACGGCTCCGGAGCTTTCCATCGAAATTTTGCGCAATAAGCTCTATATACATTACGCACATGGCAGGTATGGATGCTGGAAATATACCTTCAGGTTTCGGGGAGCAGACTTTGATCTTATTGGCTATGATGCCAGCAACAATACCGGCCCGAGGATCGACAGGCAGGTAAGCATTAATTTCTTAACCAAAAGACGGTTGGAGCGGATTAATAAAAATGTTACCGCAGAAGGTGGAGACGAGGTTTTCGATGAAAAATGGTCAGATATTTCTCTTGAAGGCTTAGCCAAACTTTCCAATATTGAGGACTTTGACAACTTAGGGGAAGGTGGCTGGTGAGAAATATAGAAGTCCTATCCCTGATCGTTAAGTCGTATACAGCTCCTATTCGATTTTATCATATTATGATAGTATTGATTGGCAGCTATTTTCTCAAAATCGAGTATCCAGTAATTGATTTATATTTCTCACCATGAAAGGTTTTTGTTTTTTTCCACTCACAGGTATTGTAGCGGCTTTGTACCAGGTGTTTTCCACTGCTTGCAATTGGGAGAATCATGACAAGATACCAGAAAAATATGAATGGTATCAACCGATCGATAGCACTAATGAGATAGAAAGTGGAGCGGCGAGGCTGGAACTGCTACTTGAAAGTGAGGAGAACATACAGTCTTTTTTAACTGAAGAGAACGATGTGATCATCTACACGGTCCACGGTAAGAGAAACAATACATTCTATAAACTCGGTATTGATGGAGAGATCACTGACTCGTTAAGGCTTGATCGCAGGGGCGGCGATTTAGCATTTGTAAAAGGCTTTATCATCGATAAAGAGATGAACGAGTATTATACATGGAGTTTTAACGGAAATAAAGTACCCATTAAAATACGAACAGAAAATGCCAGGCTGAATTGGGACACGGCCATGCAGAAAAGCAAGCTGGCCGAAATTAAAGCTGCACAAAGTATAGTCTTAGTGGACTATCGTTCAAAGAGTGCATTGCCGGAAAAAGCTGCTGCCGGAAAGATCCAGGCTACGCAGGTACCCATAACTTTCACTGTGCTGACCTATTTCAACGGTGATCAATGCTTCCAGTTTTATACGACCCTTAATACCGGCAGGGATTTCCCATGGTCTGACACACAGAAACTTCTTTGGAACAATCTCTTCAGGCGACCAGATGAAAGTTTTGTAAATAAGGGTGAAATCACCCAGTCTGCTACTTTAATCTACCGTTACTTTCACCGGCTGAAAAAAGAGAAGATTAAGTTTTCCGGGCCTGGTGGCAATGCGGCCGGTTTCACTGCTGTGCTTTACCCAGGTTATCTCTTTACCGATATTGTATTTCACAAGGATACGATAAAAATTAAAGAATTCATGTATCTGGACGAAGAGCGTCCCAATTCATCTATTAAAATTGACGGTATGCTTATTGGCAATTTCTCTAAAAATAAAGTACAGCCGTTAGAGAGAGTAGATGGTTATATGTATTATACTAACCCTCATCTCCGGTATGCATTGTTTGCCAACAGTGATAAGAAACTCTACCGGATCCGCAAAAAAGATGCTGGTAAATAAAAAAAATCATTCATTCTGGCTTGGTAATAAGCAAGAACATGTAAAGATAAATATGGCTAATCTCACAAACATATTCATTAACATTTGCTCATTTTATACTGAAATTTTGGATTTAGTAAATGAGATGGATCTGTATTTTTATCTGGAAAAAAGAATCGGTACCCAATGGAATTTTATTAAAATAGCAACGAAGGAGGAGCTGGCTGAAAATATCGATGAGCATTACCGCTCCTTCTTTATTTCCTCCGAAACTTTCGATCCGGGGAAGTTTGATAGCTTTTATGATGACGAATTTTGTGTACATGCAATTGAGGGGCTTGGTGGACGCCATACTAAGGACGAATTGGAAATGCTTAGTCTTCGGATCATATCAAAAACACCGGACAAAAAAGTAAAATCATTTATTGATAAATTCGTTAAAATGCTTAAGCGAAATAGTCGATATGGCCAAGGAGTGGGCCCCGGGGCAAGTTCTTTGTACAAAAAAACTTTTTATAACAGATTGGATGTGCAAGGACGGACACTGTGGTTTGATTTTGAAAGAAAAATATCCCAAGCAAATATAGGTGGAGATTAGCAAGTTCAATGTGTTTGACAGAGTGATTGATAGCCCAAAACAATATTGGGTCGTACGGTCCTAATTCAGGTAGTGTGTTTTTGGTTGACAGGTTTAGTGAATGGATTATATCTATTCGAATTCATTGATATTTCTTACCCTTACATCTGGCATAGTTTCGAAAATGTCCTGCATATACTTTTTATGATTAGCCCCGGCGATAACGACTACTTTTTTCGCCCCTGCCTTTCTCGCTCTGTTCACAACGTTATCACACATTCCCTTATTTCTCATTATCCACCAATGTATTTTCGAAAGCATTTCTTCTTTAGGGAAGTTATTCATATCATACATCTCCGGCAAATAAAAATCCCCTGAGGCAGCAATGGCAGATGCCTCCTCTGTGTTTAACCATTCCGTTACGTTTTTCGAAGATTTTTCTACACTGTCATACTTTTCATACCCCTTATTGATCTTATCCAAATTAGATTTCAATTCTTTTCTAAAAGATGTTGTAGTACCTTTTTTAAATACATCGAATTTTGCATCGAATGCTACCCAGGATGCTTGCCAATTCAAATCGTAATCTTGGCAATCCATAGGAAGCAATTCCTGAATTCCCATCTCCTGCATCATTGGAAATGCGATTAGCGCATATTCAGAAGTTTTTAGTCTTTTCATGCTCCGCCCCGTTGTATCCAATTGGGGACTAAGTAATTTATTGACATAGTTTTCAAGTTCAGCATTAGGTATTTGCTGGAGATTATTGAAAACTTGCCAAAATTGATAATGTCCATTTGCAACGTCCTGATTAAGATAATAAGCATGGGCTAAGTCAGTTTTTACCCGATAGTTTTGAGGTTCTGTTAGCGATAATTTTTTTAGGCTGTCAATTCTCTTAGGGAGCAACGCTACTGGTATACTTCGATTGTTCATCAGCATTTTTAGCCGTTGGATATTGGGTTGTTTACACCAATAATCCATCACAAGGCGCTCATCTTCCTTACTCAAGAATTCGCCAAAAAAAGCATCAGGTTGGAATTTTTTGATTTTATTATGAATGCCGGAAAAATCCTGTCCGGGGTAGTTGCTATAGTTGTGGGAAACACCTATCACTATAATATCCACTTGTTGCGCACAGGTGTTGATCGAAATAAAGAAAATAAAAAAGAAGAAATACTTCATATTTTGCCTTTGTTGTTTAATTAAAGGTTTGTCGGTTCCACGTATTTTCACCAACGGTGACCGCTTGCCGATATGGTGCTATCTGAAAATCGCCAGCAAGTTGAAGTGGTCCGAATTACACGGACAGGAATTCTCTTGAGTTAAACAATGATAGTACATTTTTTGGCAAAAGCCATCGCCCTTTAGCTAACCCTCAAATCAACTTACTTGCCACTACAAATCACAACGCATCCATCACATTGCCCACCTCAAGTCGTTCAAAGATCCTCCTACGGTAATATTTCACCGTGTCCGGAGCTACAAACAACTTCTCCGCAATCTGATCGATTGAAAAGCCTTGGGCATGCAACCGCAAAACCTCCAGCTCTCTTTCCGTGAGCGAAGGCTTTACCGACTTTGGAGCGTTTTTGTTTTATAGCATTTCATACAATATCTTAATTAGCAACCTTTAAGCCAGTTCGAGTCCAAACGGGTGGCTTTTACGATGAATCCTTCACACAGAAGAAAAGGAGTATGAAAATTCTTAAATCAACAAACTTGTTCTCTTTATATTTACTATTAAATCATTCAGCCAGCTTTAATCAAACTCGAGCCCTATTTTAGGTAAGTGTGTCTAACAGTGTGGTGAAGCGGTGTATAATATACCACTAAACCATCTTTGCTAGAGCCGTATATTTCAGCATTTCCAATTAAAATTTAATGACTCACATTTAGGGCAAATCATATACTCCTTATCAAGCTTGTCAAAATTGCACCTATTGCAAAGTCCATAAGTTCTATTAACATGAGTTACAATATATTTGGCTTCCATATGGCTAAGTCCACAAAAATCGATAAGATATTTTACTGAATAGATAGGGGATTGGAGCTTCAATTCCAATATTCTTTTTTTCTCTGATAGACTTAATTCTGGAATCTCAATCCCCTCTTCTGGTAGACAATTTTTGCATTTAACATTCATAAAGCTCTTTTTATTCTTGAATATAGCACACATCGTTTGTATAAAATAATTTCATATTAACATTTGCTTTTTCCAATTAAAGATGTGTTTTGGTTCACTAATTGTTCTGGGGGTTAAGGACTAAGGCTATCGGTCAGGTGACAAAATGTTGTTCCAGCTGCATATAATCCTCATTATTAACCTTCAGGCAGGTTCGAGTTTCAGCCAGGATTCTTTTTAGATACCAGTTATTTTTCATGTTATAATAGACGTCTTCAGGGAATATCGTTTTCTGTATTCTTTGTTGCTGTGATTCCATACTAGCACGAGTACTGTGACATGCTAGGTAGCCATTCGATGAGTTTTGTCCAGATTCAAGGCGTTTACCGGAAACACTTTTAATTCTTCCAGCGCTTTTTTACGTTCTATTTAATTTACAGGCAAGCTTTTGATAAAGTTATTCTGTGATCTCTGGTCAACATAACATTCCTCCTTAAACTGGTTTCTGACCAGTTGGTTTCTCATTTATGTTTGTTATGCATTTTAAAGATGAAGAGCCCCTATGATAATTCTCAGATTCAGCTACCTGTTGAGCGGAATAGTAAAAGTGGTTTTTCTGACTATAATCAGCTTTTATCTGCATATCAACAGCATTATTAAGTTCCCAAACATTACTTTCTCTATCCATCGCCCCAATGTGTGATATACATCACAAAATGAGTTCATTGTCATCAAGGTGATGTAGGTCACGTAGTCACCTCGACTTTCAATGTGATCTTTGAGTTGTTAATAAACCATACAACAATGACAAAGACAATTTTTATTACAGGCGCTTCCCGTGGATTTGGTAAAATCTGGGCAGAAGCATTTTTAAATCGCGGTGATCAAGTAATTGCTACAGCCCGCGATATAAGTCACCTAAAAGACTTAGTAGGAAATTATGGAGAAAAAATCTTCCCACTTAAACTTGATGTGAATGACCGTGATGCAGTTTTTGCTGCTGTCAAAGCGGGAAAAGAACATTTTGGCGCTATTGATGTGCTCATAAATAATGCCGGCTATGGTTTGTTCGGTGCCATTGAAGAAACTACTGAGCAAGAAGCCCGTGACCAGATGGAGACAAACTTTTTCGGCCTGCTTTGGGTAACACAAGCGGTATTGCCAATTATGCGGGAACAGAACAGTGGCCATATTATTCAGTTGTCAAGTGTATTGGGGGTAGTAACTGTTCCAACACTCGGTTTGTACAATGCATCTAAGTTTGCAGTGGAAGGTTTAACAGAATCTTTAGCGCAGGAAGTAGCAGAACTCGGTATAAAAGTTTCTATGGTAGAACCCAATGCATTTTCAACTGACTGGGGTGGTGCTTCAGCCATTCATACAAATGCGAATCCTGTCTATGATAAGGTAAAGGCAGACCTACAGGCAGGCTTTACTCCGGATTTCTTTGGTAAACCCGAGGCGACTACCCAGGCGATATTGAAACTCGTAGACAGTGAAAAACCTCCCTTACGGTTATTTCTTGGCAGCAAGGCTTATCCCTGGGTAAAACAGGTTTATCAAACCCGCTATGCGGAATGGGATGCCTGGAGTGAAGTTTCAAACGAAGCCCATGGACACTAAATGTTAGAATCTCATTTTGAAACAGGAATAATAAATAATATCATGAAAAAGCAAAAAGTTTGGTTTATAACAGGCGCATCAAAAGGCTTTGGATTGGAAATAGCCAAAGCAGCACTTAAAGCCGGTGATAAAGTTGCGGCAACAGTCAGAGGCAATGCCGAAAATCTTAAAGCGATATTTAACAACGAAGAGAATGCATTGGTTGTGACACTCGACGTTACCAAAGAGGATCAGGTAAAGCAAGGTGTACAGGATGCTATAAACAAATTCGGACGCTTAGATGTATTGGTTAATAATGCTGGATATGGCTTGCTTGGCGCTACCGAGGAAGTATCCGACTATGAGGTAAGAAAACAATATGACACCAATGTTTTCGGTTTACTGAACGTTACCAGGGCTGTTTTACCTCATATGCGAAGCCAAAAGTCCGGACATATTATTAACATATCTTCATTACTTGGCTATACGGCATCTGTGCCTGGCTTTGGCCTTTACGGCTCAACTAAATTTGCAGTTGAAGGTATAACTGAAGGGTTAGCACTTGAAGTAAAACCATTAGGCATATATGTTACAACAGCTGCTCCTGGATATTTCAGAACAAAATTTGCTTCAACTGAATCATATCAGGCGTCTGAGATTAAATTAGATGCATATAAAGAAACGGTAGGGCATATTAGGGAGTTTATTAGTCAGATAGACGGTAATCAGCCGGGCGACCCCGTAAGACTTGCACAGGCAATTATTAAATTGGCCGCCAGCGAAAATCCGCCAATACATCTGCCTTTAGGGTCTGATTCGGTAGCTGCATTCCGGATGAAAACGGCGCAGGCTGGAAAAGAAGTAGATGAATGGGAAAACATATCTAATAGTACGGATTATCCGAAGAACTAAAACCCACGTGTTCATTATACATCAAGATCATATTAAACCGGTTAGCCAGATCCCAGATGCTATACCTCGAACTTTTATTGTATTATTTTGACATCGTTAAAATCGATATTGCATAGTTGTGTTAAATCATCAATAATTTGGTTCGAGTTCCCCATCCCGGGATCACTGGAAAAGAAGAGCCTGTATCAAAAGTAAGATACAGGCTCTCTTTATTCGGGTACCTGATGGAATCAGGTAGTCATTTAAGTAATTCTAAGGATGTTCATTTATTTTCGATACATCCTCTTCTTTTTTATCAATATTGCAGCTCGCGCTCGTGCCCTTCAAATTGCCATTGAAGAATTTGGTTTGGAGTGAGTCTTCGAAAACATATATAAAAGCAGCTGTTATACTTGCAGCAGCTTTTACTTTTTATCGCCTCCGGCGGTATAATAATAGTACGGCGGCAAAGATTAACAAGCCGCCTGGTATTACACCAAAGAAGATAATACGCATCATTAAAATGCCCCGATCGTCGCTGTCAATCGCATCTTTGGAGCGGATGGCGCCGGTGTTAACAGGGAACGTGCCGTAGGTGAACCAGCGGAACATTTCTGTAATGAGCGGTTGATTCCAGTTGTATGGCTTGCGGCGGCTTAGTTCACTGGAACTCATGAAATCGGCATCGCCGGTCACGATGATCCGCTGTTCCTTGCCATTGATACTGCGTTGCGCGGCGATGGCCAGCGCTTTGTTGTTTTTAGCTACCAGCAAGGGTACAATGTGGAAGCCGGTTGTGTCCCGGTAGCTGATGCCAGAGGTCCCTACCATCGATACCACGCCGTTGTCGGCCCTGTAGCCGGCTAGTTTAGGAGCTATCGTGGCTGCACTGTCAGCAAAGTGCGCAAGGATAAAGTCGGGCGCGTAATCGCGGCTTTCTTCCTGTATCGTAGTAGCTTCGGGATGTATACCAAGCGGCTGTAAAAGCGGTGCTACAACGTTTTGGGAAAGGGGTTCCGTGATCACAAAAAGGTTTCTGCCACTAGCTACGTACTGCACCAGTTTTTGTTGTACTTCGTCGGAGAATGCAGTTTTTGGATCGGCGATCACCAGTACGGAAGTGGATGCGGGAATGTCTTGCTGTGCGAGGTTTACCGTATCAACGTTAAAACCCTGGTTGATGAGTGCTCCCCTGAATGTAAGTTCGTTTACGAACGTTCTGAACTCAGCATCACCGGCTTTGGTAATACTGCGTTCGCCATTGCCGTGCAGGAAAGTAATAACTGGGATGTCTTCAGGCGTGATAAGCCTTTTCAGCGCTGCGGTAAATTCCTGTTCGCCAGGATAGATGCGGATATCATTGTAATAGCGTAAAAAGGTTTTTTTATCACCATACTCCAATAGTCTTACCAGTCGATTTTCTTCGGGATTCAGATTTACGATCTTCTTTACAGCGTCTGGTTTCAGTACATTCCTGAAATCGAGGTCCTGGATATCGGCAACTTTTTTAGCAATCGCTCCATCGCTTTCCCCAGGATAGTTTTTGTAAAGTCCTTCATTATTGGAAAAATCGTAGTAATAAACGTACTCCATCTTCATATCGGGCATAAAACGGCGATAGGGAGTGAGGATTCGTTCGTCTTCACTTTTCTTTTCGGGTGCTCCGAGGTAGTAGTTATTGTCCAGGATGTTTACGTAAGTCGTTACTTTTAGCGGATGCTCCATTTTGGAGATCAGTTCCCGGCTTTGTTGGCCCAGTGTATGCGTTTGTGTAGCCGTCATATCAATATAACCGGTTAAAGCGGGAATGGTGCTCAGATAGCCGATCAGGAAGCACAGTCCGACCAACCCGATATAGCGGGCAGTGCGTACGGGCTTTGAGCGGGCCTCTCGCTGGTCTTGCAGCCGCATACCTGTAATGGCTAAAAAGAAGCCGATCACAATCAAAAAGTAAATGATGTCCTGGGTGCTGATCAGCCCGAAAATAAATTGTTCGGTCCTGCCGGCAATCGACATGAAATAGGTGATATGTCGTACGGTGTCGTTCCCCTGGAATAACCCGCCTACGAAGTTAAGTCCCGCCAATACTGCCAGTGTGCTGATCGCCGCTACTACCTGGTAGGTAGTGAGTGAAGACATAAACAGTCCGATGGCTGAATAGGCACAGATTAACAGGTATAGTCCGATAGCGCCGGAAGCCAAAAATATCCAATCGATATCGGTGATAAAAAACGAGCCTGCCACGCCGTACAAGCAAATAATAACGAGCAATAGTGCGCCATAGCCCATCATGGCCACATATTTACCGAGTACGATATCTTTTACTTTAATGGGAGATGATAACAACAGTTTTATGGAACCACTGTGTGTTTCACGACTGATCAGACCCATGGTAAGTAGTGGAATGTAGAAGTAGAGGGTATTCTTTACACCGGGATAAAATCCTTCCTGTAATCCCGCAAACACCATGGACGTGACATCGTTAAAATGATTACCCATACGCTGTGCGCGGCCGATCATTTGTATGTAATAAAGAAAGTTAACGCCTATCTGTACGGGAAACACGATCAGGATGAGCCAGGCTACCGGCGAATGAAACAGCAGACTCAGTTCCTGGCGGGCTATTCTGATATTTACTTTCATGATTGAACGGATGGTTTAAATGTTTTGTTGGATAACTGTGCGAAAATGGCATCGAGCGAACTTTTCTCCAGTGTGATTTCTTTCAGGCGCCATTTGCGGTGAACGCTCATTTCCACCAGTTCTTCTGCAATGTCCGCGGTGGGATCGAACCGCATACGAACGGTTTTTTCCGTGAGGAACACTACTTCTTTTACGCCTCCGATTGCCCTCAGTTCTTCAGCTGCAGGTGGATTTTCCATGGTGGCCACCAGGCTATCCGGTTCGATGTAATTGTTGAAAGTATCCATCGTGTCTTTAAACACGATTTTGCCACCTTCAATCATGATGATATCCTGGCAGGTAGCCTGTATTTCCGAAAGGATATGGGAAGAAAAAATTACTGAGCGGTCTGTCGCAATTTCTTTGATCAGTTGTCGTACTTCCAGAATCTGGTTAGGATCGAGGCCGTTGGTGGGCTCGTCCAGGACAACGAGCAATGGGCGGTGAATGATCGCCTGGGCAATGCCTACCCGTTGCCGGTAGCCGCCGGATAAATTACCGATCAGCCTTTTGCTGAAATGCGCTACGCCGCATCTTTCTTTCACCTTGTCCACGGATTCGCGAATCTTTCGTTTTTCTATCAACCGCAGGTGCGCACAATAAGTGAGGTATTCGTCTACGGTTTGTTCAAGGTACAGCGGGGCGTTTTGCGGCAAAAAGCCGATCCGTTTTTTGGCTTCTTCCGGGTCAGTACGCATGTCGATGCCTTCTATTAACACCTGGCCACGGGTTTGGCTCAATACGCCGCAAAGGATGTTCATGGTTGTAGATTTTCCGGCGCCATTGGAACCGAGTAGTCCTACAATACCGTTCCTGTTGATCTCGAAGTTGATGTCCTGCACCGCCCAGTCTTTACTGTAACGGTGAAACAGTCCTTCGATTTTTACGATATTATCCTGCATATTCAATTTATTACGCAATAAGAGATGAATGGCGCCGGAAACTTCCGGCGCCTGAAGGGTATGGTTGGTTGGATATTTTTATGGGTTCAGTGGCCAGTCAGGGTTAAATATGGTGGCGTTGGGCCACAGCTGCCGCAGGTACTTGTCGCTGCCGGGCTGCAATTCATATTCTTTTCCTTCGGCGGTATGTTTAATTGTTTTACGGAAACGGGTTTCCTTGTTCAGACGTTTCAAATCGATAACCCGTATACCGGTAAATGCCAGCTCACGGCGTCTTTCCTCCAGTACGAAACGGAGTATACGTTCATTATCGTTCCCGAAATCTGCTGGCATAAATACCTTGTAAGCGGCCGGTGTAATCCGGTTCAAACGTAGTTTGTTGATATCGTCCAGGGCTTCCTGTTTTTTGCCTTCGCGGGCGAAACATTCGGCGCGTATGAGGTACATTTCAGGCACGTTGAGATAGTTGCTGTAGAAGTCTCCGCGAAGGAAAATCTTTACCTGGTACCTCGACATATAATTGAACGGAGGAGCTGGCGGCCAGCCATCTGCATAATACAGTGTCCAGCGTTTATCGTCGTTGGTGAACAAGGCACTCAATTCTGGTGAAGCGCAAACATCCATGCCCAAGCCGAATGGCCGCAGGAAATGTCGCGCCACGATGGTTTCAGGATTCAGCTGCGCATCCGGGATGTTGGTCCAGCCCAGCGGTGCACCCGGCACATTCGGAAACGGACCGGGGATGATGATGCTGTAATCATTCATGTTTTTAAGTCCGCCCTGTAGAGAAATAGCCAGTGCAGCGTTTTTACCGGCATTCTCATAATCGCCCATGAACAGGTAGGTCCTGGCCAGTAGTGCATATCCGCCGGCTTTTGAAGCCCTGAATTTTGTGAGTTTATTTTTCTCGGGAAGATCAGCTACTGCGGCTTCTCCATCGCGCAAAATCTGATCGTATACTTCTTTTACGCTGTTCCGGGTAAATTTAGCATTGATGTCGGCGATCAACGCAATGGGAATACCGGGCGTTGTGGCGGCAACAGTTGCATCGTAATGCTGAGCATAGACATTTACCATTTGCAGATGCTCCATAGCACGGCCCAGATAAGCTTCGGCGCGAACGCTCTTCTTGTTGGCCTCCGTTCCCTCGGTAGCATCCATAATATTGTTGATGATACTATTGTAGTAGAAGATCCTTTTATAACCTTCACTCCAGAGATAATCGTTGGCGCCCTGATCGTAGGGGTTGTTGTTAAAGGTGTATATGCGCCGGCCGTGCAGTTGCTGCTTCGTATACAGGTTGCCGGGTTCTCCTTCGGGTAAAAATGCGTCATCGGACTGCAAATCCCAGAAATAATCGCCAAAGTTAACCATGGTACCCGAATTGAGCATGTTCTCATAGTCGGTAGTGGTGATGGGAATGAACTTATCTTTCGGTTTGATGTCCAGAAACTTGTCGCAACCGGATAAAACAACGAAGCTGAATATATATATAGATAATTTTTTCATGGTTCCGCTTTTTTAAAAGGTGATATCAATGCCTGCTGAGTAAACT contains the following coding sequences:
- a CDS encoding TetR/AcrR family transcriptional regulator; this encodes MKRKTTDGALKNKERTRKKFLHAVGKILKSKGYMALKVNDIASIAGADKKLIYDYFGGTDKLIDEYIGSQDFWSNVRYEPKQADLKDGGQALTKALLLSQFDYVFKNKELQKIVLWGLSEKRRSLKKLADNREKEGEAVFKNICDPHFGTKAPVYRAITALLVSGIYYLNIYATTNNNTFCGLDLTKTEGRIAVQEAIDFIIDKAYVDL
- a CDS encoding Gldg family protein, which gives rise to MKVNIRIARQELSLLFHSPVAWLILIVFPVQIGVNFLYYIQMIGRAQRMGNHFNDVTSMVFAGLQEGFYPGVKNTLYFYIPLLTMGLISRETHSGSIKLLLSSPIKVKDIVLGKYVAMMGYGALLLVIICLYGVAGSFFITDIDWIFLASGAIGLYLLICAYSAIGLFMSSLTTYQVVAAISTLAVLAGLNFVGGLFQGNDTVRHITYFMSIAGRTEQFIFGLISTQDIIYFLIVIGFFLAITGMRLQDQREARSKPVRTARYIGLVGLCFLIGYLSTIPALTGYIDMTATQTHTLGQQSRELISKMEHPLKVTTYVNILDNNYYLGAPEKKSEDERILTPYRRFMPDMKMEYVYYYDFSNNEGLYKNYPGESDGAIAKKVADIQDLDFRNVLKPDAVKKIVNLNPEENRLVRLLEYGDKKTFLRYYNDIRIYPGEQEFTAALKRLITPEDIPVITFLHGNGERSITKAGDAEFRTFVNELTFRGALINQGFNVDTVNLAQQDIPASTSVLVIADPKTAFSDEVQQKLVQYVASGRNLFVITEPLSQNVVAPLLQPLGIHPEATTIQEESRDYAPDFILAHFADSAATIAPKLAGYRADNGVVSMVGTSGISYRDTTGFHIVPLLVAKNNKALAIAAQRSINGKEQRIIVTGDADFMSSSELSRRKPYNWNQPLITEMFRWFTYGTFPVNTGAIRSKDAIDSDDRGILMMRIIFFGVIPGGLLIFAAVLLLYRRRR
- a CDS encoding ABC transporter ATP-binding protein, whose translation is MQDNIVKIEGLFHRYSKDWAVQDINFEINRNGIVGLLGSNGAGKSTTMNILCGVLSQTRGQVLIEGIDMRTDPEEAKKRIGFLPQNAPLYLEQTVDEYLTYCAHLRLIEKRKIRESVDKVKERCGVAHFSKRLIGNLSGGYRQRVGIAQAIIHRPLLVVLDEPTNGLDPNQILEVRQLIKEIATDRSVIFSSHILSEIQATCQDIIMIEGGKIVFKDTMDTFNNYIEPDSLVATMENPPAAEELRAIGGVKEVVFLTEKTVRMRFDPTADIAEELVEMSVHRKWRLKEITLEKSSLDAIFAQLSNKTFKPSVQS
- a CDS encoding SDR family NAD(P)-dependent oxidoreductase, coding for MTKTIFITGASRGFGKIWAEAFLNRGDQVIATARDISHLKDLVGNYGEKIFPLKLDVNDRDAVFAAVKAGKEHFGAIDVLINNAGYGLFGAIEETTEQEARDQMETNFFGLLWVTQAVLPIMREQNSGHIIQLSSVLGVVTVPTLGLYNASKFAVEGLTESLAQEVAELGIKVSMVEPNAFSTDWGGASAIHTNANPVYDKVKADLQAGFTPDFFGKPEATTQAILKLVDSEKPPLRLFLGSKAYPWVKQVYQTRYAEWDAWSEVSNEAHGH
- a CDS encoding oxidoreductase is translated as MKKQKVWFITGASKGFGLEIAKAALKAGDKVAATVRGNAENLKAIFNNEENALVVTLDVTKEDQVKQGVQDAINKFGRLDVLVNNAGYGLLGATEEVSDYEVRKQYDTNVFGLLNVTRAVLPHMRSQKSGHIINISSLLGYTASVPGFGLYGSTKFAVEGITEGLALEVKPLGIYVTTAAPGYFRTKFASTESYQASEIKLDAYKETVGHIREFISQIDGNQPGDPVRLAQAIIKLAASENPPIHLPLGSDSVAAFRMKTAQAGKEVDEWENISNSTDYPKN
- a CDS encoding DUF5694 domain-containing protein, with translation MKYFFFFIFFISINTCAQQVDIIVIGVSHNYSNYPGQDFSGIHNKIKKFQPDAFFGEFLSKEDERLVMDYWCKQPNIQRLKMLMNNRSIPVALLPKRIDSLKKLSLTEPQNYRVKTDLAHAYYLNQDVANGHYQFWQVFNNLQQIPNAELENYVNKLLSPQLDTTGRSMKRLKTSEYALIAFPMMQEMGIQELLPMDCQDYDLNWQASWVAFDAKFDVFKKGTTTSFRKELKSNLDKINKGYEKYDSVEKSSKNVTEWLNTEEASAIAASGDFYLPEMYDMNNFPKEEMLSKIHWWIMRNKGMCDNVVNRARKAGAKKVVVIAGANHKKYMQDIFETMPDVRVRNINEFE